The Primulina eburnea isolate SZY01 chromosome 6, ASM2296580v1, whole genome shotgun sequence genome contains a region encoding:
- the LOC140834987 gene encoding chromophore lyase CRL, chloroplastic-like produces the protein MCTGSASGSGSDTGSDSNGWNKARGVVLKALVLIGGALLLKRVTKSTTRWDHTRIVADSLAGEKFSREQASRDPENYFNIRWLSCPAAEMVDGSKVLYFEQAFWRTPRKPFRQRFFMVKPCSKEMKCDVELRTYAIRDAEEYRNFCDRPMEQRPQPDEVIEDIAEHLTTIHLKRCERGKRCLYEGSTPGDGFPNTWNGASYCTSELAVLKNNEIHKWDKGYDEDGNQVWGVKGGPYAFKPAPPSSFSDPFAPLSFPKFLEKKIEGSFVLQE, from the exons ATGTGCACTGGCTCGGCTTCGGGCTCCGGCTCCGACACCGGCTCCGACTCGAACGGGTGGAACAAAGCTCGCGGTGTGGTGCTGAAAGCTCTGGTATTGATCGGCGGCGCGTTATTGCTAAAGCGCGTCACCAAGTCTACCACGCGCTGGGACCATACTCGCATCGTCGCCGACTCTCTAGCCGGTGAGAAG TTTTCGAGGGAGCAAGCCTCGAGAGACCCGGAAAATTACTTCAATATAAG ATGGCTTTCATGTCCAGCTGCAGAAATGGTGGATGGTTCAAAGGTTTTATATTTTGAACAG GCATTCTGGAGAACTCCTCGCAAACCTTTTCGGCAG AGATTTTTCATGGTTAAACCTTGTTCGAAGGAGATGAAATGTGACGTTGAG CTGCGTACATATGCAATAAGGGATGCAGAAGAGTACCGGAACTTTTGTGATCGACCAATGGAACAGCGGCCTCAACCTGATGAAGTTATTGAA GACATTGCCGAGCATTTGACAACCATTCATTTGAAACGTTGTGAACGAGGGAAACGTTGCTTGTATGAAGGTTCAACACCAGGAGACGGATTTCCCAATACATGG AATGGTGCTTCATACTGTACCTCAGAACTCGCTgtattgaaaaataatgaaatacACAAATGGGACAAAGGATACGATGAAGATGGGAACCAA GTTTGGGGTGTCAAGGGCGGCCCATACGCGTTTAAACCTGCGCCACCTTCGAGTTTTAGCGACCCTTTTGCCCCTTTAAGTTTTCCTAAATTCTTGGAGAAAAAGATAGAAGGTTCATTTGTTCTACAAGAGTGA
- the LOC140834985 gene encoding uncharacterized protein — protein MYCEPYLFIRRYCYTSVHHPSSTCAMVNFSKTRLPYLSILLLLLASAHNSEAQAKNEVKTKVYYSPKIELEPGMVSNKNYPSIDFPQGHVAIKSFDAEIVDQDGKSVPLNQIYLHHWIVDKYFQPTLNSSLPLIFGNISGVCSGIALIQYFGSGAETRRTPSAVPDPYGIVVGNPSDAPAGYEEKWLLNVHVIDTRGVVDKAGCLECTCELYNVTRDGNGELLPPDYYGGLSCCLDGSRCRMEEGYNKSGNITYYLKYTVRYLEWDTSIVPVRVFVLDVTDIVTKDNNSQGIVYRHDCQVEYQVKSCSSIIDFAKTRCIDTKSVSFTLPRGGNLVYGVGHQHVGGVGIALYGQGGRDLCTSIPKYGRGHEPGNEAGYVVGMSTCYPKPGSVKISDGETLTLVSKYSSARRHAGVMGLFTILLAD, from the exons ATGTATTGTGAACCATATCTTTTCATTCGACGCTACTGTTATACTTC AGTTCATCATCCTAGCTCAACCTGCGCAATGGTCAACTTTTCAAAAACCCGGCTGCCATACCtgtccatccttcttcttctccTAGCTTCAGCACATAACTCAGAAGCCCAAGCCAAAAATGAAGTCAAAACCAAAGTGTACTACTCACCAAAAATCGAGTTGGAACCAGGCATGGTTTCCAACAAAAACTACCCGAGCATCGATTTCCCCCAAGGCCACGTCGCCATCAAGAGCTTCGACGCCGAAATAGTCGACCAAGATGGAAAATCGGTCCCTCTCAACCAAATTTATCTGCACCATTGGATCGTTGACAAATACTTCCAACCCACTCTTAACTCCAGCCTCCCACTGATTTTCGGCAACATTAGTGGAGTGTGCAGCGGTATTGCTCTCATACAGTATTTTGGTTCCGGGGCTGAGACACGAAGGACCCCGAGCGCCGTGCCGGATCCTTATGGTATTGTCGTCGGCAATCCGTCGGATGCTCCCGCGGGGTATGAGGAGAAATGGTTGCTCAATGTGCACGTTATCGACACTCGAGGGGTGGTGGATAAAGCAGGATGTCTCGAGTGTACGTGCGAGCTGTACAACGTGACGAGGGACGGAAACGGTGAGCTCTTGCCTCCCGATTACTACGGTGGTTTGAGCTGTTGCCTTGATGGGAGTAGGTGCAGGATGGAGGAAGGATATAACAAGAGTGGCAATATAACCTATTATTTGAAATATACGGTGAGGTATTTGGAATGGGATACATCCATCGTGCCTGTTCGAGTCTTTGTTCTTGATGTAACAGATATCGTGACAAAGGATAACAATTCACAAGGGATCGTTTATCGACATGATTGTCAG GTTGAGTATCAAGTGAAATCTTGCTCCAGCATTATCGATTTCGCTAAGACTCGTTGCATTGACACAAAATCCGTGAGTTTTACTTTACCAAGAGGCGGCAATCTCGTATATGGAGTTGGGCATCAGCATGTAGGAGGCGTGGGTATTGCCCTCTATGGACAG GGAGGAAGAGATCTATGTACGTCGATTCCAAAATACGGGAGAGGACATGAACCTGGAAACGAAGCTGGCTACGTTGTGGGAATGTCGACCTGTTACCCTAAACCAGGCTCAGTCAAAATTAGTGATGGGGAAACTCTGACGCTCGTATCTAAATACAGCAGTGCAAGAAGACATGCAGGAGTCATGGGACTCTTTACCATCTTGCTTGCTGATTGA
- the LOC140834984 gene encoding 4-coumarate:CoA ligase 1-like — protein sequence METITKQEEIIFRSKLPDIYIPKHLPLHSYCFENISKFSSRPCLIDGSTDVVYTYEDVELTSRKVGSGLSKLGINQGDTIMLLLPNSPHFVFAFLGASYIGAVSTMANPFFTPAEVLKQVKASNAKLIITQGCYVDKVRNYALDSGIKVMCIDSTPTEGCHQFSELTSADERDIPAVKIHPDDVVALPYSSGTTGLPKGVMLTHKGLVTSVAQQVDGENPNLYIHSEDVMLCVMPLFHIYSLNSVLLCGLRVGAAILIMKKFDIVPFLELMQKYKVTIGPFVPPIVLAIAKSPVVDKYDLSSVRTVMSGAAPLGRELEDAVRIKFPSAKLGQGYGMTEAGPVLAMCLAFAKEAFEIKSGACGTVVRNAEMKIVDTETGVSLGRNHAGEICIRGDQIMKGYLNDPESTEKTIDIDGWLHTGDIGFIDADDELFIVDRLKEIIKYKGFQVAPAELEAILLNHPCISDAAVVPMKDEAAGEVPVAFVVRSNGWIISEEEIKQFMAKQVIYYKRINRVFFIDAIPKSPSGKILRKDLRARLAAGV from the exons ATGGAGACCATTACAAAGCAAGAAGAAATCATATTCCGATCAAAGCTCCCCGATATCTACATCCCAAAGCATCTCCCGTTGCACTCCTACTGTTTCGAGAACATTTCCAAATTTAGTTCGCGACCGTGTCTTATAGATGGCTCCACAGACGTGGTTTACACCTACGAGGACGTTGAGCTTACGTCCCGAAAAGTCGGGAGCGGCCTCAGCAAGCTCGGAATCAATCAAGGCGATACCATTATGCTCTTGCTCCCGAATTCACCCCATTTTGTGTTCGCGTTTTTAGGTGCTTCATATATTGGGGCCGTTTCCACTATGGCGAATCCCTTTTTCACTCCTGCCGAGGTTTTAAAGCAAGTCAAGGCCTCGAATGCCAAGCTTATCATTACACAAGGGTGTTATGTGGATAAAGTCCGAAACTACGCTTTGGATAGTGGTATCAAGGTGATGTGCATTGACTCGACGCCCACGGAGGGGTGTCACCAGTTCTCGGAGCTCACTTCCGCCGATGAAAGGGACATACCGGCTGTGAAGATACACCCCGACGACGTGGTGGCGCTGCCGTACTCCTCCGGGACGACCGGGCTACCCAAGGGAGTGATGCTCACACATAAAGGTCTGGTCACCAGCGTGGCCCAGCAAGTTGACGGGGAGAACCCGAATTTGTACATACACAGCGAAGATGTTATGCTCTGCGTGATGCCTTTGTTTCACATTTACTCTTTGAACTCCGTTTTGCTCTGCGGGTTGCGGGTCGGGGCCGCCATTTTGATCATGAAGAAGTTTGACATCGTCCCCTTTTTGGAGCTGATGCAGAAGTATAAAGTGACTATTGGGCCCTTCGTACCGCCGATTGTTTTGGCGATTGCGAAGAGCCCGGTGGTGGATAAATACGATCTTTCGTCCGTGCGGACTGTGATGTCCGGCGCGGCGCCTCTGGGGAGGGAGTTGGAGGATGCTGTGAGGATCAAGTTTCCGAGCGCGAAACTTGGGCAG GGTTATGGAATGACGGAAGCTGGGCCGGTGCTGGCGATGTGCTTAGCATTTGCAAAAGAAGCGTTCGAGATAAAATCGGGCGCGTGCGGGACGGTGGTCAGAAATGCCGAGATGAAAATAGTGGACACGGAGACCGGAGTTTCTCTAGGACGCAACCACGCTGGTGAAATCTGCATCAGAGGCGATCAAATCATGAAAG GGTATTTGAATGATCCGGAATCTACCGAGAAGACAATAGATATAGATGGATGGCTACACACAGGCGATATCGGGTTCATCGATGCGGACGACGAGTTATTCATCGTCGATCGGTTGAAAGAAATAATTAAGTACAAAGGATTTCAGGTGGCACCAGCCGAACTCGAAGCGATACTCCTCAACCATCCTTGCATTTCCGATGCGGCCGTCGTCCC CATGAAAGACGAGGCCGCGGGAGAAGTTCCGGTGGCCTTTGTTGTGAGATCAAATGGATGGATAATTTCCGAGGAAGAGATTAAACAGTTTATGGCTAAACAG GTGATATACTACAAGAGAATAAATCGCGTATTTTTCATCGATGCGATTCCCAAGTCTCCATCAGGCAAAATATTGAGAAAGGATCTCAGAGCAAGATTAGCAGCTGGTGTTTAA
- the LOC140834983 gene encoding very-long-chain aldehyde decarbonylase CER3-like codes for MAEKEKEGNMISENKRVCSPNKRDAPFFPWPWENLDNFKYLLYGPLIGKVVYSIYKDEMMKGAWCLHILLLFALRALVHQLWSTFSNMLFLTRTRRIDQRGVDFKQIDAEWHWDNFLILQIIVASLLYLSFPSLASLPIWNTRGVLCCLILHIGISEPLFYWMHRLLHSPDLFQRYHWLHHSSKITNPFTAGHTTFLEQLLLCMVVGIPTLGTAVLGYASITMMYGYLLLFDFLRCLGHCNVEVFPCRLFEAIPILKYLIYTPTYHSLHHTEMRSNFCLFMPLYDKLWNTIDAKYWASHQETCSRTSSRVPDFVFLAHVVDVMSAMHAPFVFRSFSSIPFSNKLFLFPMWPCTFLAMLIMWAKSKTFLFSFYNLRGKLHQTWAVPRFGFQYFLPFAANGINNHIEDAILTADKLGVKVISLAALNKNEGLNGGGTLFTSKHPDLKVRVVHGNTLTAAVILHEIPQDVDEVFLTGATSKLGRAIALYLAQRKVKVMMLTLSTERFMKIQKELPVECQKYLVQVTKHQAAKNCKTWIIGKWATPREQYWAPSGTHFHQFVVPPVIPFRRDCTYGKLAAMKLPEEVEGLGSCEYTLERGIVHACHAGGVVHFLEGWKHHEVGAIYVDQIDIVWEAALKHGLKPL; via the exons ATGGCTGAGAAAGAAAAAGAGGGAAATATGATATCAGAAAACAAGAGAGTTTGCAGTCCAAACAAAAGGGATGCTCCATTTTTTCCTTGGCCGTGGGAGAATTTGGATAATTTCAAG TATTTGCTGTATGGACCTTTAATAGGAAAAGTCGTGTATTCTATCTACAAAGATGAAATGATGAAAGGTGCTTGGTGCTTGCATATTCTTCTCTTGTTTGCACTTAGAGCACTTGTTCATCAGCTATGGAGCACTTTCAGTAACATGCTTTTCCTTACTCGTACGCGGCGAATCGACCAACGAGGCGTGGATTTTAAACAAATCGATGCGGAGTGGCATTG GGATAATTTCCTGATTCTTCAAATTATTGTGGCTTCATTgttgtacttgagtttcccttcCTTGGCTAGTCTTCCAATTTGGAACACGAGGGGTGTTCTATGTTGCCTGATTCTCCACATAGGAATATCGGAACCACTGTTTTATTGGATGCACAGACTATTGCACTCTCCCGATTTATTTCAACGGTACCATTGGCTGCATCATAGCTCTAAAATTACTAATCCTTTCACAG CCGGGCACACAACATTCTTGGAGCAGCTGTTGCTATGTATGGTCGTGGGGATTCCGACTTTGGGAACCGCCGTTCTTGGTTATGCATCGATAACTATGATGTACGGTTATCTTTTGCTGTTCGATTTTCTTCGATGTTTGGGACACTGCAATGTTGAAGTATTTCCTTGTCGCCTTTTCGAGGCCATCCCTATTCTGAAGTACCTGATCTACACACCAAC ATACCACAGCCTTCATCACACGGAGATGAGGTCTAATTTTTGCCTCTTTATGCCTCTTTATGATAAGTTATGGAATACAATAGATGCAAAATATTGGGCTTCTCATCAAGAAACCTGTTCCAGGACAA GTAGCAGGGTACCCGATTTTGTGTTCCTAGCACACGTTGTAGATGTGATGTCAGCAATGCACGCACCCTTTGTTTTCCGATCATTTAGCTCGATACCTTTTAGCAACAAGCTCTTCTTGTTTCCAATGTGGCCTTGTACATTTTTGGCAATGCTTATCATGTGGGCCAAGTCAAAGACCTTCTTGTTTAGCTTTTACAATCTCAGAGGGAAACTGCACCAAACTTGGGCAGTGCCAAGATTCGGTTTTCAG TATTTCCTACCTTTTGCTGCAAATGGCATCAATAACCATATTGAAGATGCCATCCTCACCGCTGATAAGCTTGGAGTTAAAGTCATCAGCCTTGCTGCATTAAACAAG AATGAAGGTCTAAATGGAGGTGGAACACTCTTTACTTCGAAGCATCCCGATCTTAAAGTCAGAGTGGTTCATGGGAACACCTTGACGGCTGCAGTGATCCTACATGAGATTCCTCAAGACGTTGATGAAGTTTTCTTAACAGGGGCGACCTCTAAACTTGGCAGGGCTATCGCCCTTTATCTTGCTCAACGCAAGGTTAAAGTTATG ATGCTAACACTGTCGACagagagattcatgaagattCAGAAAGAATTACCAGTGGAGTGCCAAAAATACTTAGTTCAGGTTACCAAGCATCAAGCAGCTAAGAACTGTAAG ACATGGATCATCGGCAAATGGGCAACGCCACGTGAACAGTATTGGGCTCCATCAGGAACACATTTTCACCAGTTTGTAGTTCCGCCCGTTATTCCATTCAGGAGAGACTGCACTTATGGGAAGCTTGCAGCAATGAAACTCCCTGAAGAAGTCGAGGGACTGGGATCATGTGAG TATACATTGGAACGAGGCATAGTTCATGCTTGCCATGCTGGTGGGGTGGTTCATTTTCTTGAAGGGTGGAAACATCATGAAGTTGGGGCAATCTATGTTGatcagattgatattgtgtgGGAGGCCGCACTCAAGCATGGACTCAAGCCGTTATAG